Genomic DNA from Trichoderma asperellum chromosome 5, complete sequence:
CCTTGGAGCAAGCTATCGGTTGCTTTGAACTCTCGCTACAGCAAAAGTCGAACGTTGATGCCAGTGAGAGGATTCAGACCTCTCTGTCACTTGCGTTGCTGCTTCAGCAAACGGGACAGCATGAAAAAAGCGCAGATGTCTTGAGGAATATTGACTTGGCATCTATTGACAAAGCCCTTGGGTTTAGAATTGCATTAGCCAAAGTCTCAGCGGCGGCTGCTCAGGGGGATTTCGATTATGCGGAAGACCAGTATGGTATTATTGAACATGcgcaggaggaagagctcGGGCCTACAGATGCGACAACTGTGAGTACTGTGCAAAAGCTCGCGTCTACGTGGGAACAGCTGGGGAAGCTGGAAGAGGCTCAGGCGCTCTACCGCCGCGTATATATCTCTTACCTGAGAATGTTTGGCCAAAGCCATCCCCTTACTGTTGAAGCTCTCGATGAGCTTGCACACGTCTCAAAAGCCAGCAACGCCATTGACGAAGCCGAGACTCTCTACAACAAATCACTAGAGATCAAAACTAGGACTCTTGGGGCAGAACATCCTAACACTGCCGATGCTTTGCAGAGGCTTGCCGTTATTGACGATGTACGGTGCCGTTACGAAGACGCCAAAGTCAAGTATCAAAAGGCCTTGGATATCATGGCTGCGTCACTCGGCAAAGCTCATCCACTATACACAACCACAATGGAGAATCTAGCATTAAGCAGTCGTCTACGTGCCAATGCAtttggcgaggatgatgatactAGATCGATAGTATCTGCCGAAGGAGGTACCAGCAATCGTGCTTTCCGTCACCGCGCTCGCCGTCGCCTCACGGCCACCTCAATAGCTACCATTACTCGAGAAAGCTATGCTACAAATAAATCCAAAGAAGAGGCCGTGCTTCGTGATGCCTCTCGCCAGCGCGCTTTTGCCGAAGCAGAGAAACTTTATCTCGATGCTCTAGGCATCAAAAAGTCTGCGACTCAGCTGTACCACGAGGAAGAGGTGGTTGAAACAGCATCAAAACTACGAGAGATGTATGAAAACGAACCCTTTTTTGAAGACTGCCGAGATGAAAAAGTCTTTGCCTTGATGGGCCTTttgagagagatgaagaggagagggaCATTGTAATGTCTTTTCCTTCTGCGATTTGATTTCAACGTTCGAATGAGAAGCAGTTGTTGTCGCCGGCTATAATGAGGGTTTCCGGTGTTTGagacaacaacaagaagcagGCCGTGTGGCTCAATGGCAGAGCGTCTGACTACGATTAAGTAAATCAGGAGGTTGCAGGTTCGACCCCTGTCTCGGTCAATCtttttgatctttttttggtggcgtTTTCTGGATATGCGCTAATTCCCACCTATCTCGTTTGGCCCTTTTTTCATAACTATTTATACCTTGGTTGTTTGTGTGccgtctttttttgtttgatgAGTTAAGCGAGGTGTTTACTTTGGTGTTGTTTTAGTTTTCAAGTAGGCGTTGTTATGAACGACTGGAAACGATTCTTTTATGTTATGAACGTTTCATCTTTTGGGTCGGCTGTCTGATATATTTTGGAGTGGAATTTTGTCACTTCTTGAATGGCATATGTCCTGGGTTTATGGGAGTTGGAGCAAGAGGCTAGATAAAGCCAATGTGATGCATATATTTGTACTTCACGGATGTTATACACAATATCATaggttcttttttccccctcttaACAGAAAATATTTGATATCATTTGTGTGGAGATGCGTACGATCCTTGCTTGTAATCAACAAAAAAGTTTACATCGTTCGAACTCCAGCCATATCCAGCGCCAGGTCGTATGACGTTATCATCCCATCCAATACAcctgattgattgattcgaAGGTTGAACCCTCGCTCATCTGTAGTTGTAAAAAGAGGTCCGTAAGTAATGATTACTCATATAACCAACAAGTGACGGAAATACACCAGTCACTCCCCAGTCATTCTCCATCAAGGGAGTCTTATAATCGATATAATAATCTGcgatatatatgtatagcTTCTCGCATATACTCTCTCACACCCTctactgttgctgctgctgctgctgctgctcctgttGTGGCTGTTCCtccggaggcggcggcggcggcggcggcgcaaaGTACGCCTTTCCAGCATCCACCAGAATCTGCTGATCGATGCGAGCCTCTGTATCGCCGTACTCGACCCTCTTCCACGTCGTGATGCGCGCCTCCTCGGTGTCGACCTCGAACATGCGCAGGCGGCGGACGTAACCGTCGTAGCCGGCGTAGCCGCCGAAGCCGATGCCGCCCGAGTAGCACATCCACATGGCGGGGACCCTGGCGGCTTCGTCTTCGGGCTTCTTCTCCGATTGGAGGGGTAGCTTTTCTTCCCAGCCTGGGAGGAAGGATTTGGTCTCGTCGCCGTGGCGGGAGAGGGAGCAGTAGTCGTTGACGTggtcactttttttttggaggaACGGGTTAGCACATAGGCAAAAATAAGGGGAGAGAGGAAGGAGGGGGGGCTTCTTACTGTCCGGCGCTGACCATGACAACGCCTTGCTCGACGAGGGCATCGTGGAATCCAGTGTTATAGACGGGGGCGGTGACGCCCTCTTTCCATTCTCCTACGCGGGGCTTATCCCAATCCGCGTATTCTATCAAGGGAATATGTATAAAGGCAATATCCATATGTCGATGGGTGTATCCATCGTGGTTCTTCTTCAGGCTCGCGTGCGTCTTCTTGAACCAGTCAATCTGATTGGGCTTGACCCAGTCATAGCCGGGGAAATGACGCTCGTCAGGAGAGTACGAATGCGTGTCGAGGAGATAGATTGTCAAGGCGGAGTGGTCGTTGTGGCCACGGGCCAAGACTTCGATAAAGTAGTTGCCGACGCCGTCGACGTCTGCGGGGCCGGCTTGCGATAGGGAGTAAGGCAAGGTTTCCATCAGGGCCATTTGGGCCTCTCGCGACATGGACTTTTCGTCATCGTggttgccaaagatggcGGCATATGGGATTTTGCGCTcgatgagaagagaagcgtATTTGTATATAGCCTAGCATTTTATCCAAACGTTAGTTTCATGTATACTCTATTCATCtaaggggggaaagggggaaTCATACCGAAGGGGCATCGGGGGCCGAATCGCCGTTAACCTGGTCGCCGCTCAAGATGACCAAGTCGGGTTTCTCCTCGTCAAGCATCTTGGTCAGGAAATCAAGCGTCCTGGGGTCGGCCTCGCATTTGCCTCCCTTGTAGCCGTCGGGAACTGCCTCCCGACACTCGCCCACGCCAGTGCTAAGGTGCAAGTCTCCCACTTGCATGATTTTGAATCGGCCGTTGTCGGGGATTCTAggctttggcttcttcagctcgtgATGCGCGCCTCTCCTTACAGTCAAGTGTGCGCTGAGGAAATTCGAACCGGTATTGAGATGTAACGGCCTTCCTACAATGCCCCAGCCGTCGCGCGCCTCGGTGGCGTCATCGCCAAAGACGACATCCACGTCCGTCACAGCAGCATCCGAGTCGCTTGATTTCTTATTTCTGGATCGCTTCAGCCATATGCCTCCGGGTCTTGGTTCCCAGTGTTCGCTGTCGTCAGAGACGTCTCCGGGGTTCAGCGATCCAACAGAGACGCCGACGACAACTTCGTCTTGGTCGGTCAAGTTCTCTTCGTGCTTGCGACGAACGTATAGATATGCGCTCGATGTCCACGCTTTTCCTAGGTATAGATCTTTTTCAATGCGATGCCATTCGTTCGGATTCAGCTcgcaggaggagaagggctTGAGGCTGGAGCAGGTCGTGATGGTGATGTCGGTGACCACCAGGCCAGGATGGTGGGAGGGCATGTAGTTGTGGAGGGCATTAGGAAGGACTCTATAGTTGCGGTCGAGGAAGAATATCAGGATGGTGGTGAGGAACGCTACGGCGCCCAGCTGGGTGAGCGTGCGAACCTAGGGATTGAAGCGACGGGTCAGTGTCCAGAGTCTTAGGATTCAAGCAGCACGGTGGCGGCGAACTCACAATGCGTCGCGTCATCTTGGAGGGCGCCCGAAAGGGAATGTAAGCTGAGTATCAAACACCAGGGTCGGTTCTCAGGGATGCGCCGTGCAGCAAGGTCCGCTTAGTATCGCGAGGTTCGCATCTTCATGAGGAGAAAAATCGCATGGCGGATCGTGCAGGCAGAGGCGAGGGTGCAGGTCTCATGTGTCGATGCCGCGACCGAACAACTGGCCTCGgctttggctgctggccaccGGCAACTAGCAGCGCTTCGCTTCGTTCTCCTGTTGGGATCCTCCAGGCGAGGCTGTTGGAGCTCAAGTTTCGAGTCTCGCGTCGACAAGATGCGTTGACGGTTTTGCATGTGCCGCCTTTTTGCTGCGTCGCACTGGATAAGGCCATGTATCGATCCAAGGGGTCAATGCCGGGATCAGCGAGATGAGCTGCCGCAATTGGTCCAAATGCCGCGAAGCCAAGCCTTCCATGGCTCTAAAGAATGGCTGCAGTGGGGTCGGCCGTTGAGCTGTAGCGAGCTCCAAAAGCCTGTAGCAGCCCCTAAAGCTGGGCCCTTGAAGATGCCTGGCACTAATGCAACCAAGATCTTGTGTGCACATCATTGAATGCCACGGATTTCAGAAGTCATGtcataataaaaaagctatctTGCTATAGTCTTAGTCTTATATtcctaaaaaatattttaaataccAAGTTATTTTCAGAGAGTGGATGTTCAGTTGTTAACAACATCAACGCTAATATGGCCTTGTGGAGCAAAAAGAGTTGCATCGACCCTTAACAGATCTATCAACAAAGCTCTACCCATGTCGTTGACGTAGAGCTTACCGGCCATCTAATCATAGAGATCTTCATGTCAGCCCCTGCTAACAGGCACATGTCTTTTCCTAAAGAGTGAATATTTGGGGTTGCATTGCTCGAATTCCGTTCTCGTATTCAGTCAATGGGTAGACTAAAACGACGCGAGCCCAATATGGGATAGTACTCACGCATCCTCAGATGAAGCGAGAACTTGCAGAAGCTTGTTGTGAATATGTGCATTGTCTTCTCAGATTTACTCTTCTACATTACCATTACAGAATATTTCGTGGGTCGACTTAAAGTAGTCGAAGATGACGGTCGTTTATCGAGGGAGCATAAGCGCTGGTCTGTAGCCTCTCGCTATATTAAAGATGAATATACTAGAGCTTCTACCGTCATAGAGAGCTATATTATTCGCCAATTCGCTTTATTCTTATAGCAAATTTTTAGAAAGGAGGTGTTATCTTTGCATCTTATTGTCATAGACTATTATCTTGTAACGCCAACGAGGAAAAACATCAAAAGTAATATCATGTAGAGGGTACTGCCATGATACACTGAGCCTTCTCCAATATCTTAAAGCCCTCTCCATGAATCTTGGCATGTTTAATAAGGGCTCCAAATATTGGGAACGCAAATTCCCCTGTCATGCCCGAAACGTGAGATATCTCTCCAATTACTTCATATAGAGCTTCTAACCCCCCGAGTTGATATCCTCGAGAAACGTAGCATTCAAAAGGCTCTAGTGAATTGCGCATTAAGAGTCGGAGAGTCCATGCCTCTTTGCAAAGCTCTCGATAAGCGTTTCTCAGCCTCGCAATCTGTTGTGCCGTCGCCTTCTCAGAAATGAATCGCTGGAAGCAATCAAACATAGCATCTCCGTTAATGACACCAAAGTCCGTGTCATTTCCACCTAGGCCAGCAGCCTCGATACATTTGAATGTAGATAATCTCCAGTTGACCAACATGTCGTGATTAACTTTCATCCATTAGCTTGAAATCGAAATCAATTGCTAGAATGATATTTTCAAGGTTTCTTACCGCCACGATCGCTAATAACGCGCTCGAAGAGGCTAAATGCTTGGCCTAGACTTGGAATAGAGCTGCCAACACCTGCTAGGCTTGGGCTTCCATTTGCGTCGTTGATATCGAAAAGCAGTTTGTCGAGAATATTAACATTTAGAAAATGGAACATGAGGCTCCGCAAGATAACCAATCGGCCTGGCTTTGGTGATTCTCCCCATAAAGCTTCGATATATCTGGGCTCGAACCAACTTTCGTTTAGTTCTAGGTTATGGAACTCTTCTATGTTATGGGCCTTATTTGAAGCAAGCCACTGTATGCGCTGGCGGAGTTGAGTAAATTTCTCGCGCACGTCTCTATCACTAATAATTTTGTTATGGCTATTTTCGATAAGAAAATCCCGCATGCTTCGCTCCTTGTCTTGTAACCGTAATACTTCACATTGAGAAGCGTAGAGTTCGGCTTCATAGTGGTGTAGCGAGTCTTTGTGTTGACGCACCTCACTATTAGCCCGGTGTAGTTCGCCATAGGCTTGCTGAAGTTCACTGTCAGTTTGTTGCAGCTCGCTATGCGTTTCCTGCAGTGAGAGTGCTAAATGATCATAATCGGCAGCAAGCTGATTGTACTCTTTATTAGTCCTCGTAGCTTGCCGTGCTGGTAACGCGTGCGATATTGTGTGTACCAAATTTTTCATCGTGCtagcagcttctctctctgtaTTGTCTGCTCTCTCAGATTGGCGTCGAGCTTGAAATGCtctggatgatgaagattcgCTCTCCGAGGATACAACTTGATTGACGCTTTTGGCTGGATCAAAGCAATTGCCATTGTTTGACAGCCCCCAACGCACTAAAAAGTAGTTACATATCCCGGACATTGGATAAGCATAATTATGAAAGACGTTCTAAGATCATCGACTTGAGGTAAAAGGAAACTTGGGTTATAAGCTTGATATAATGTATATATGTCTTGTCAATAAGGTTGTGTAATAGATAGCACCTGAGTGCTGTGATGCAAACTTGTTGAGTTATAGCTTAGTTTCTTGAACGCCAAATTTATGATACTCAATCATAACATACCAGTCATTCGTCGCATATGTAGAGTAACTTTATAGATGTTAAATAAACTTCACTCTCAAAATTTAGCGTTACTGTATACACGGaaattaaactaaatctCAAGCTAAATCGAAATTTACACTTTTGGCATATTTATCTAGTGTATAAACTTCCCATTCCGGCATATTGCTACTTGTATAAACAAGTTAGACAAAGACTTTAACTACGAGGAGTATGAGGAGTATCGTTCCAGTTGAGAACGCCATATCGCATCTCGGTTGCGACCCTGAAGTTAACATTGTAGAAAACTAAAGTTGAATTGAAAACGGCTGCGAAGCCGTTCTTTGGAATGTATCGAGAATTCCAAGGCCGACAGCCTCAAGTTTTCTGTACTTGATAAGGTTAGGTATTTGCACAAAATTGATATATTAAAAgcaatactttaactttgtTAAGATTCGCTCATCCCCGCAGGTTGTCTGCTCCCTAATAAGCATAGTAGAACTAGAACCAAATCTATCCATTATGGACGACAGCAGGCTCATTATCGCTGTGGACTTTGGTACCACTTACTCTGGCATTGCTTATTGCTTTGCAAACCAACGAAACAGCTGTCCTATTCCCATCGATAACTGGCCTGGTAAGCTGTTCCTTGACTCTGTCAATGTCAAGATCAAAATCTCACAAAGTAAACCTCAGGCGCCACTGGCATTGATGTGCCAAAAACTCCCACTGTTATTTGCTATGACAAACAAAACCCTCGGAATTTTGTCTGGGGTGGTAGTGTAGAGCCCCAGGCTGACAGCATATCTGATTTTAAACTATTGCTTGATCCATCGCAAAAATGGCCAGAATATATCCCCATAATTAACATTACAAAAAAACTCGAAGAGCTGCCGAAATCGCCTACTGAGATCACTGCTGATTTCATAGGCGCTATATATAACCATGCAATTGAGGAGATATCTAAAAAGTTTCCCAGAGATTACGTTCAATTATGCCGCAaggaatatatattttctggTATATTAATGATAGCAATCCAAGTACATGCACCTCTCTTCTAATAATGCTTACAGTACCGGCTGTATGGTCTGATGCTGCTAAATATGCTACATTAAAGGTAGGCTTTGGATGACTGAGTTGATGTCATGATAAGATTATGAGCTCATACATATTTTTGTCACAGGCCGCTCAGATGGCGGGTCTTACCCCTGTTCAACTGATCAAGGAGCCCGAAGCTGCGGCGTTATGGATAACTAAGAAGCTCAATGTTGCTCTCAACTCTGGTGACATCTTTGTTGTTTGCGATGCCGGTGGTGGTACAGTTGATTTAGTATCTTATGAAGTCGAGAATACCAGTCCACAGCTACAAGTTAAAGAAGTGGTACCAGGCACAGGTTAGTCAAATATCTATTCGAGCAGCGTTCTACGAGGTGTGTTCTCAGACTAATATTAAGCACACTCTAGGCGGTATGGCCGGATCTCTAAATCTCAACAAGCGTTTTGAATGTGCTGTCAAAGAGCTTGTTGGCGAAAAGCAGTGGAGCGCGCTGCACCCAAGCAAAGGCTTCCAGCGTGCAGCATCGCAATTTGAAAAGGAGATCAAGAAGGGATTTCATGGGGGTTCCGATGATGACTGCTTTGATGATGAGTTCTACGTAAATTTTTACCCGGCAAAGCTTGCGGATAACCCTAATTGTGGCCTGGAGTCGAATACGTGGACAATGGTCGAGTACGTAAAAGACACGCTTCCCCAAACGGCTGGCAAATGCTCATGTTTCGTTAGGGATGACTTGATGGATATATTCAATCCTGTTATTGGTGATATTCTTAAGCTGATCAATGAACAAGTTGAGCGCGTCAAGGTGAAGATGGGAGGAGAAGGGCCAAAGGTCTTTCATCACATTTATCATCAACTACGGAAAGAGTCAAATCTAACTGCTTACAGTATATTTTCTTGGTTGGCGGTTTTGGCAGCAATCGATATTTGATGAAACGAATCATGAACAAATATTCGAATATTGAGGTTTTACAGCCACCCGATGCCTGGGCTGCAATTGCCAAGTGAGTCATCATAAGTCTCGAAGAAAGTGGGTTACTGATCGTGCAATTTAGGGGCGCCGCGCTTTCTCGAATGTCAAGCGAGGCAACTGTTACAAGTCTTTCCGCGACTCGCCATTACGGTATTGCAGTTTCGAGTATATATGATAAAATTGAAGACCAGGGAAGACCCTTTAGGGAGGCTATTACCGGCCGAATTGTGACCACAAAAGCAAGTACTTTTCTTCATATATACTTGGCCTTACTAACTGAGATGCAGATGTTGTGGTATATACACACAGGAGATAATCTTTTGAAGAGTGCCCGCATTCCATTCCCGGTACTTCGTCATTTTACTCAACATGAAtatgaaacaaaaaaattttGGTTATTCAGCCAACTTTTTGAATCTCAAGAGGAGTATGTATAAGTAACCTCGGATGATTTATTTCCCTTATTGATTGAGCCACTAACTGGACGATTCAGAACGGCGCCCCGATATCCCTCAGAAAACGAGACCTTCCGTGTCAATTGCGAGTTGATGTGCAGCCTCTCCAAGATGCCAAAACGCCTATTTAAGAAACATATTAGTGAGTTGTGAGCCCAAAAATTCACTGAAAATTAGCTAATCACAGTCGCATCGGCAGACAAGCATAAGCAAACCTAGTAAGCCCAATCTCACCTTTTCATGCTCAAGGGATGGTATTGACACATCATTTAGCTATTCAGTTGCATTGAATTTAATCATGACACTTGAAGGCGCGCTAATGACATTCTCCTTGGAAATTGACGGTGTGTTGTATGATTGCGTTGAAGCCAAGTATAGCGCATAAACGCAAGAAAagagtatgtatgtagtagcaGGAAGCAGCGATTTACTGTTCAAAGTACCTATATAGCCAGCCTACATCTAACTCCAAATATCATATCATTGAGTGACATGTAGGAAttgctttttccctttgggTTTTGAGATGAATAGGGAGTTGGCAACGGGTTAGGCCTCATTTACTTGAAAAATCACCTCCTCATTTAGCACGGAATCGACGTTGCCTTTGGCTCAAGCCCGTAGGCAGCAGCCGTCATGGCTAGGTCTGCATGTTGATATGTCTTATATGATGCGGGCTTTGAGCTCTAAATATTTGAACCCAGAGGCAGCCTAATACGACAGTACAATTTCCTAGGCAAAATATTGTGGTGAGTGGTGATCTCAGTAACATTTCATGGTGGCTGTATCACAGGCAGTCcgtactagtagtagtgggCAGGCTACAGACTGAATAATACAAGACACATAAAACGATCTAAAATGCATACAAGTTATCTCCCTTGAACATACAAAAATTGATATTCCTAACTATTTATCAATCCCGATGGGCATCAGCACCACTTACCCTCGCCACGTGGCCATGCATCACGTTGGTCGCTTTTTGTTGCTTGCCGCAGCGCGTTGTTAGCATATAAAACATCCATCTTTGCTGGTATGGTGTGACGTTCAAGGCATCGGGTGAGCTGCCTGTCTGGTCCAGCATTTTTACGGAAAACCAAATTATTGAGTCCTAGACAATCATAGAATCGctctcgtttctttttctctttctcccatGATTCAAAGCTGGCTGAAAGTTACAAAGATTACCGGGTAGGCATTTAGAGAGGTGGAACAAACTCAAGGCAGATATACTGTGTATACAAGCGCTGTCAGTTACCTAGTAGACTAGAGTCGGAAAACCGCAGCATTAGCTTTCACGAATGCGTGTTTATTGTGCAAATGGAATCGAAGCTTTGGTGCTAAAACGTTGAGTAACGTGAAATGTAAATAACTACATAGTAAAAGAATATCTCCACCTACTCTGGTGACACAGAGTTCATTGGATTTAATCCGCAGCTTTCTTTCAGAGCGTTCAGAGCTCAGTGCTCCCTTCAAGGCTTACGTGGTCCGTGCGCACTGCTGTCAGCCTCTtctcgcagctgcagctgcatctcgTAATAGCGGCCCggatcgccgccgccatctaCCGCGTCGGTCTGGCTGCTCGCTTTCTTTCACAACCTCGTCGCTTCATTATCCAACACccaattttatttttcctcttctcgcgCACTTGCATCCTCTTGATTCACCATCAATTGTGTGCGCCCGTATCGCCCGCGCGTCGCCCCCGATTTATTCACCCCCTTTGTTCGAATACCGCTGCTATTCTACTGTTCTACTGCTACTCCTGCCGCCTACCTGGTagcgcagcttcttcttccgctcCCTTGAGCCCAATTTAATTTCGTCACCGCAACTGCGCGCCATTCCTTTCATCCCGACCCGAATTTccatcacctttttttttttcttccaaaaTGTCCGACTACGCCTCCCTCAAAGTGCcggagctgaagaagctcctggctgagaagaagctgtcgCAGACCGGCAACAAGGCCGATCTCATTGCGCGCCTGCAAGAGGCCGACAAGAAGGATGCCACCGCGTCAGCAGAGGACAGCAAGCCTGGTATGTAGCGACTGCGCATCTTCTTTTACAGAATTCACGTTTCGCATCCTATTGGCGACGCTTTTGTCGCGCTCAGCCTTTCGATAGAACAGCGACGCTAACGTTGGACTGCCCAGCCGAGAACAAAGAGGACGAAATCAGCTACAGCGACGACGAAGCCACTGCCGCGCCGGCCGCCTCAAAACctgaaaaggcaaaagcacCAGAGAAGCCCGTAGAGAAGCCCACCGAAgcgcccgccgccgccgcagcagccccagCAGACACGGAGGAAGCGACGAAGCccgccgaagaagaaaagcccgctgccgaggaagaggccaaggagccCGCGCCATCCTTCGCCATTGGCCTCTCGTCCACCACTGCCGACGAGGAGCTTAAGAAGCGCGTCGAGCGTGCCAAGCGCTTCGGCACCGAGCTCGACGAGGAGAccaagaagctggccgaGCGAGCCAAGCGCTTTGGTATCAATGACAAGGAATTGGCCAGCGGATTGGACGCGGCTCTGCCCGAGAGATCGCTGAAGCGTGGCCGCGGCCGTAACGAGGGCGATGGCAACAGGCCCGGCAAGCGACGCAGCCAGGACCGCAAGGGACCTTCTGCCAACGAGAGGCGCAGCGGCCGCAACAACAAGAATCAGGGTGGCAATGCCTCGGGCAAGCCCAAGTTCGGCAGCATCATAGAAGATCCTGCCGAGAgggccaaggccgagaagcGAGCTGCTAGATTTGCTGCGGCGTAAGCTGTTGGAAGAGGTAAAACGATGGAAAGCTACTCAAGCTGGAAGATGATTGGCAAAGAATGTTGATTTAGCTGGGCTGAAGCTTAAGAAatgtgaagaaaaagaagaaaaaaaacctttcTGGAGATCTAGGTCTATAATGAGAACGTCTGGAAGGGAACGGAAGGGGGAACACAGAATCTGGGATGGGATGAAATGGCATGTGTATCATACGATAGCGCTTTTTCTAataagaggcaaaaaaacgGCGTTTTTGGGTTTTGACAAGATTGCTGCATTTTGCTGTGAgacaatgctgctgctgctgctgcctgttGCAGCTCTGTGAGAGATGCAAATGCCTGTGCATAGTATTCATACCAGCTGTTGGTCGGTATATGTGGCTGGCTGGGGGACCTTGTCTTCCGACAGGCTGGCtcataataaatatagtaggTACTATGAATAAAACCTCGTGCTGTGAAATAAAATGATGTTGGCCCAAGATACTAACTAACATACACGAAGTAACCACCTCCCTTCGGTACTAATGCTAAAGGGGTTAATAAGCTTCAGGGTCCGAATGAAGCTCATCTGCCAGCTTCCCATATCGATGAACCGCTCTAAATATCCATCACTACCCTTTTTCATTAACAAAGGGCATTTTCTAATCTAGGAGAGAGGTACTTTTGCAGAGTCGTGATCCATAAAAGGCCCTTCTCATCACGCTTTCAACCAACAGCAATGTGATAACTTCATCTCGACTGAAAAAAGAACGCAGTAATTTTATACAAAGAGAAGTGTGATAAAAACGCGCACACATGTCCTTCGGCACATGTCATCACAGTTATGAGATTTCTTCCTCccttaagaaaaaaaaatacatgtGCAAAGACCTATATCAAATCACAATCACATTTTTACTAAAAACCCGTGATCTCCGCTATATGCCCACATCCTAGCTCTTATCACACATATCACATCCCTTTCCCCCTCTCGATGGAGAGGAGCAaacgagagggaaaaaagagcgaAATGAGATGGCCTGGACGGGGGAACAAGGGGTGAGGGGAATTTGTCCGTGACGGGCAGTTAAGCACGCCATCTCAATTTCTTGCATTTCCTTTAAATGTGATGTGTCGCCTTAATAACGTTATGTCCAAGTATATCGTTATGTACGTTTTACTCGTGCACGATGATACTGCTTCATAGCGCTAGCTTTACACGGGAGCCAAATCTAGTGTTGAAGCTAGGATTTGCTTTACGGGTCATTGTATTTTGAAGAATCATTTTTTGACTGCTTACGCGCCCGGGGAATGTAGGTTGAAGGATTCAGTAGTAGCTGCTAGCACTACCATCCAAGAGTGGGCTTGACAGAGGGCCAATAGCGACGATGAAATCTTGGCGAGCTTCTGCTTTGGAGACGtactataagtatatctGCAGGCAAAGGTGGACATGCTCGGGAAAACGTCAGAGCGTTTAAGAGCAACGAAAGGGTCAGGGGAGGGGATGCTAGATGTTTCTCCTCAGCTGAGCTTGATTTGAGGTTGTACGGATGATACGACGGTGATTCGTCTTCGGTGATGCGTCTATCGCTCTCCACCAAGAGAAAATTGAAGAGGATTGCGTACACGCCTGCTATATTCGAGCCCTTATTAGATCCTTTGCTGCAGGCCAAGGAAGGGCACCAAGCTGATGTCTCAGACGAGGCATCCAACAACACAACAGCAAAAATGAGGTTTGCTAGACA
This window encodes:
- a CDS encoding uncharacterized protein (EggNog:ENOG41); this translates as MDDSRLIIAVDFGTTYSGIAYCFANQRNSCPIPIDNWPGATGIDVPKTPTVICYDKQNPRNFVWGGSVEPQADSISDFKLLLDPSQKWPEYIPIINITKKLEELPKSPTEITADFIGAIYNHAIEEISKKFPRDYVQLCRKEYIFSVPAVWSDAAKYATLKAAQMAGLTPVQLIKEPEAAALWITKKLNVALNSGDIFVVCDAGGGTVDLVSYEVENTSPQLQVKEVVPGTGGMAGSLNLNKRFECAVKELVGEKQWSALHPSKGFQRAASQFEKEIKKGFHGGSDDDCFDDEFYVNFYPAKLADNPNCGLESNTWTMVEDDLMDIFNPVIGDILKLINEQVERVKVKMGGEGPKYIFLVGGFGSNRYLMKRIMNKYSNIEVLQPPDAWAAIAKGAALSRMSSEATVTSLSATRHYGIAVSSIYDKIEDQGRPFREAITGRIVTTKMLWYIHTGDNLLKSARIPFPNGAPISLRKRDLPCQLRVDVQPLQDAKTPI
- a CDS encoding uncharacterized protein (EggNog:ENOG41), coding for MSGICNYFLVRWGLSNNGNCFDPAKSVNQVVSSESESSSSRAFQARRQSERADNTEREAASTMKNLVHTISHALPARQATRTNKEYNQLAADYDHLALSLQETHSELQQTDSELQQAYGELHRANSEVRQHKDSLHHYEAELYASQCEVLRLQDKERSMRDFLIENSHNKIISDRDVREKFTQLRQRIQWLASNKAHNIEEFHNLELNESWFEPRYIEALWGESPKPGRLVILRSLMFHFLNVNILDKLLFDINDANGSPSLAGVGSSIPSLGQAFSLFERVISDRGVNHDMLVNWRLSTFKCIEAAGLGGNDTDFGVINGDAMFDCFQRFISEKATAQQIARLRNAYRELCKEAWTLRLLMRNSLEPFECYVSRGYQLGGLEALYEVIGEISHVSGMTGEFAFPIFGALIKHAKIHGEGFKILEKAQCIMAVPST
- a CDS encoding uncharacterized protein (EggNog:ENOG41~TransMembrane:1 (i9-26o)), coding for MTRRIVRTLTQLGAVAFLTTILIFFLDRNYRVLPNALHNYMPSHHPGLVVTDITITTCSSLKPFSSCELNPNEWHRIEKDLYLGKAWTSSAYLYVRRKHEENLTDQDEVVVGVSVGSLNPGDVSDDSEHWEPRPGGIWLKRSRNKKSSDSDAAVTDVDVVFGDDATEARDGWGIVGRPLHLNTGSNFLSAHLTVRRGAHHELKKPKPRIPDNGRFKIMQVGDLHLSTGVGECREAVPDGYKGGKCEADPRTLDFLTKMLDEEKPDLVILSGDQVNGDSAPDAPSAIYKYASLLIERKIPYAAIFGNHDDEKSMSREAQMALMETLPYSLSQAGPADVDGVGNYFIEVLARGHNDHSALTIYLLDTHSYSPDERHFPGYDWVKPNQIDWFKKTHASLKKNHDGYTHRHMDIAFIHIPLIEYADWDKPRVGEWKEGVTAPVYNTGFHDALVEQGVVMVSAGHDHVNDYCSLSRHGDETKSFLPGWEEKLPLQSEKKPEDEAARVPAMWMCYSGGIGFGGYAGYDGYVRRLRMFEVDTEEARITTWKRVEYGDTEARIDQQILVDAGKAYFAPPPPPPPPEEQPQQEQQQQQQQQ